One genomic segment of Bacteroidota bacterium includes these proteins:
- a CDS encoding S9 family peptidase, with the protein MNIKFSILIICTFSLIQSIFSQQEDSFLWLEEIDGDKAMEFVTSQNKITFDLLTSQPEYQGIYDASLAIYNSEDRIVYPSVYGDYVYNFWQDAEHVRGIWRRATKGNYLNGVANWEILLDLDSMSAADNVMWVFKSAEGLFPNYERFLVNLSKGGGDATETREYSIATKSFIKEGFFMPESKGSASYLDENTLIVSSDFGENSMTTSGYPNEVKIWKRGTALNKAELIFTGKKEDVGTWGYVMRDNGKQYGIISNAPDFFTSNIYFLVNNKPVKLDIPIDCQFNGLLNNQIIISLKSDWKIDNTTYKQGALISLDLEQLLQGKKDAELIYMPDAFSSVNSVTSTKSRLVVNITSNVISELYSYNKTPQGWKAIKVPAPELGSISVIASDELSDIYYFTFNNFLTPTTLFVADANTNTLDDFQTLPAYFDASNYKVEQLHAKSMDGTMIPYFIVSPKNIKLDGSNPTLLTAYGGFEVSKLPYYSATIGKAWLENGGVYVLANIRGGGEFGPQWHLDGMKEKRQNVYDDFFAVSNDLITRGITSPQHLGIQGGSNGGLLMGVALTQHPELYNAIVCAVPLLDMKRYNKLLAGASWMGEYGNPDIPEEWDYIKKYSPYHNLKQGTKYPEVLFLTSTRDDRVHPGHARKMAAKMEEMGSKIYYYENIEGGHGGASTNEQQAKMSALTFTYLLMKLK; encoded by the coding sequence ATGAATATTAAATTTTCAATTCTAATCATTTGCACTTTCAGTTTAATTCAATCTATATTTTCTCAACAAGAAGATTCTTTTCTGTGGCTGGAAGAAATTGATGGAGATAAGGCCATGGAATTTGTAACTAGCCAAAATAAAATCACTTTCGATTTATTAACTAGTCAACCTGAATATCAAGGTATTTATGATGCAAGTCTTGCTATTTATAATTCAGAGGATCGAATCGTATATCCATCTGTATATGGTGATTATGTTTATAATTTTTGGCAAGACGCAGAACATGTTCGAGGAATTTGGCGACGAGCCACTAAAGGCAATTATTTAAATGGGGTTGCGAATTGGGAAATACTACTTGATCTGGATTCTATGTCTGCAGCAGATAATGTGATGTGGGTATTTAAAAGCGCTGAAGGACTTTTTCCTAACTATGAGCGATTCCTTGTAAATCTTAGTAAAGGCGGTGGTGATGCAACAGAAACCCGTGAATATTCTATTGCTACAAAATCATTTATTAAAGAAGGATTTTTTATGCCTGAATCAAAAGGTAGTGCAAGTTATCTGGATGAAAATACACTCATTGTTTCTTCGGATTTCGGCGAAAATTCAATGACAACATCCGGCTATCCTAACGAAGTGAAAATTTGGAAAAGAGGAACGGCATTAAATAAAGCAGAATTAATTTTTACCGGTAAAAAAGAAGATGTGGGCACTTGGGGATATGTGATGCGTGATAATGGAAAACAATATGGAATTATTTCGAATGCACCTGATTTTTTTACATCTAATATTTATTTTCTTGTAAATAATAAACCGGTTAAATTAGATATCCCAATAGATTGTCAATTTAATGGATTGCTCAATAATCAAATAATAATTTCTTTAAAATCCGATTGGAAAATTGACAACACTACATATAAACAAGGCGCATTAATCAGCTTGGATTTAGAACAATTACTTCAAGGTAAAAAAGATGCAGAACTGATATATATGCCTGATGCATTTAGCAGCGTAAATAGTGTTACATCCACAAAATCAAGATTGGTAGTAAATATTACTTCGAATGTAATCAGCGAATTATATTCTTATAATAAAACTCCCCAAGGATGGAAAGCTATAAAAGTACCTGCACCGGAATTAGGTAGTATAAGTGTTATTGCAAGCGATGAACTTTCCGATATATATTATTTTACTTTTAATAATTTTCTTACACCAACAACTTTGTTTGTAGCTGATGCAAACACAAATACATTAGATGATTTTCAAACATTGCCTGCATACTTTGATGCAAGTAATTATAAAGTAGAACAACTGCATGCAAAATCAATGGACGGCACAATGATTCCATATTTTATTGTGTCTCCAAAAAACATTAAACTCGATGGAAGTAACCCAACTTTACTTACTGCTTATGGTGGGTTTGAAGTATCTAAGCTTCCTTATTATTCAGCAACTATTGGTAAGGCATGGTTAGAGAATGGCGGTGTGTATGTGCTTGCAAATATTCGTGGTGGTGGGGAGTTTGGTCCGCAATGGCATTTGGATGGCATGAAAGAAAAGCGTCAAAATGTTTATGATGATTTCTTTGCTGTTTCAAATGATTTAATAACTCGTGGAATTACATCACCCCAACATTTGGGAATTCAAGGTGGAAGTAATGGCGGTTTATTAATGGGTGTTGCCCTTACTCAACATCCGGAATTATACAATGCCATTGTTTGTGCTGTTCCTTTATTGGATATGAAACGATATAATAAATTATTAGCCGGTGCAAGTTGGATGGGTGAATATGGCAATCCGGATATTCCGGAAGAGTGGGATTATATTAAAAAATATTCTCCGTATCACAATCTGAAACAGGGAACAAAATATCCCGAAGTATTATTCTTAACATCCACCAGAGATGATAGAGTACATCCCGGACATGCCAGAAAAATGGCTGCAAAAATGGAAGAGATGGGATCAAAAATTTATTATTATGAAAATATTGAAGGTGGACATGGAGGCGCTTCTACAAATGAGCAACAAGCAAAAATGTCTGCATTAACATTTACCTATTTGCTGATGAAACTTAAATAA
- a CDS encoding GNAT family N-acetyltransferase has protein sequence MSKTNLDRMMQMVSDFFDVQNDPQQLQVDETIISTLIALHPASVSELDYGDGPVAWILLIPTTIDVMHSFLNNTCNEQDLLNNTSIDSNFNALYLCSAIVLPEYQQQGIARQLTLKAIEEIQKTYAIEYLFYWPFSAGGIKLAESIAKSKKLKLYKRQK, from the coding sequence ATGAGCAAAACAAATCTTGATCGTATGATGCAAATGGTTAGTGATTTTTTTGATGTGCAAAATGATCCTCAACAATTGCAAGTGGATGAAACTATAATATCAACACTTATTGCATTGCATCCTGCATCCGTTTCTGAATTAGATTATGGCGATGGACCTGTTGCCTGGATATTATTAATCCCAACTACTATAGATGTAATGCATTCATTTTTAAATAACACATGCAATGAGCAAGACTTATTAAATAACACATCTATTGATTCAAATTTTAATGCATTGTATTTATGCTCAGCAATCGTTTTACCCGAATATCAACAACAAGGTATTGCACGACAACTCACTTTAAAGGCTATTGAAGAAATACAAAAAACATATGCAATAGAGTATCTTTTTTATTGGCCATTTTCTGCGGGTGGAATAAAACTTGCGGAAAGTATTGCAAAGTCTAAAAAATTAAAATTGTATAAACGACAGAAATAA
- a CDS encoding lysophospholipid acyltransferase family protein: MPFPVLYLLSDCAFLVLYYLVRYRRNVVAENLKNAFPELNEIALKRIEKKFYKHFSDLTLETFKVLTISKKAIEKRFRLKNKELLERIYSENKSVILYTAHDGNWEWLAFLPLLISHSTTTLYKPLSNKYYNALIKKIRSRFGVLCIESDRGYKTLLRMQQEKILSVNYIVGDQRPGPGAQQYITTFLNQETAFLIGAERIAKKTNQPLVFPSYKKLRRGYYEITFVMIEEFPQQNQEMEIIEKFTRILEHKIQDNPEMWLWSHKRWKK; the protein is encoded by the coding sequence TTGCCTTTTCCAGTACTGTATCTGCTTTCAGATTGCGCCTTTCTGGTGCTTTATTATTTAGTGAGATATCGTAGAAATGTGGTTGCCGAAAATTTAAAAAATGCTTTCCCAGAATTAAATGAGATAGCACTTAAAAGAATCGAGAAAAAATTCTACAAACATTTTAGTGATCTTACACTTGAAACCTTTAAAGTGCTTACAATTAGTAAAAAAGCAATTGAAAAAAGATTCCGATTAAAGAACAAAGAATTACTGGAACGGATTTATTCGGAAAATAAAAGTGTAATTCTATATACTGCACACGATGGCAACTGGGAATGGCTCGCATTTTTACCATTACTTATTTCGCATAGCACTACCACACTATACAAACCGCTTTCTAATAAATATTATAATGCGTTAATTAAAAAAATCCGAAGCAGATTTGGTGTTCTATGTATTGAGTCAGACAGAGGCTATAAAACTCTGCTGCGGATGCAACAGGAAAAAATATTATCTGTCAATTACATTGTTGGTGATCAGCGACCTGGACCCGGGGCACAACAATATATCACTACTTTCCTGAATCAAGAAACAGCATTTCTTATAGGAGCAGAACGCATTGCAAAAAAAACAAATCAACCATTAGTATTTCCTTCTTATAAAAAATTGCGCAGAGGATATTATGAAATCACGTTTGTTATGATAGAGGAATTTCCGCAACAAAATCAGGAAATGGAAATTATTGAAAAATTCACACGCATATTAGAGCATAAAATTCAAGACAATCCGGAAATGTGGTTATGGAGTCATAAGCGTTGGAAAAAATAA